The following proteins come from a genomic window of Malus sylvestris chromosome 4, drMalSylv7.2, whole genome shotgun sequence:
- the LOC126618563 gene encoding putative receptor protein kinase ZmPK1: MKHQRVRCFLTFAFITLFSRSSSAIPKTRNRLSRGSSISVQDDSDFLTSPDESFTCGFYGVGTNAFWFSIWFTKSIDRAVVWTANRDRPVNGLGSRLSLRRDGAMVLTDVDGTAVWGTNVNSSSSRADTAVLLDSGNLVLKDKRGKVLWQSFDIPTHTLLPNQPFTKSKKLISTLGKGTFGTGYFSFSFDNDNVLKLMFDGPDTSSLYWPDPDYNVFAGGRTNYNSSRVAVLDELGNFLSSDELQFTASDAGSSAKRRLTMDYDGNLRLYSLESTTGLWVVTWEAMTELCKVHGICGRNGICINTPQPKCSCPPGYEVADTSDWKEGCKPMFNRSYLRSQQEKFVQIEQVDFYGFDLNYSERTTFENCTNLCLDDFRCEGFSYRITEAKCFTKSALFNGYKSPNFPGSMYIRLPRSVKTSQPVNLNASNTCRKNVTKVVPSMYGSTARRVKWVYMYWFAFAIGALEVLFIASAWWLLFRRHSAAAPTEDGYHIISSQFRKFRYAELKKATKNFKEELGRGASGAVYKGVLADERVVAVKKLADIYHGEEVFWAEVSTIGKINHMNLVRIWGFCSDKKHKLLVSEHVENGSLDKHLFPPINFLGWQERFKVAIGIAKGLAYLHHECLEWVIHCDVKPENILLDGNFEPKIADFGLAKLTQRGNLSSVFSQIRGTKGYMAPEWALNLPITGKVDVYSFGVVILELVKGIRLSSWVVEDTDDLESELTRFVRVAKRKIQCGKDLWIEDMMDPRLNGQFSRIQAAKMVEIGISCVEEEKSKRPTMDSVVKILLECEGESAVASPHDISNSNLSFRERNM, from the coding sequence ATGAAGCACCAACGTGTTCGCTGTTTTCTTACCTTTGCGTTCATCACTCTATTCTCCCGCTCTTCTTCTGCAATTCCGAAAACCCGAAACCGTCTTTCGAGAGGCTCTTCGATCTCCGTCCAAGACGATTCCGACTTCCTAACATCCCCGGATGAATCCTTCACTTGTGGTTTCTATGGTGTAGGCACAAATGCTTTCTGGTTTTCTATATGGTTTACGAAATCCATAGACAGAGCTGTTGTTTGGACGGCCAACAGAGACAGACCAGTCAACGGCCTAGGCTCCAGACTCTCCCTCCGCCGAGACGGCGCCATGGTCTTGACGGACGTCGATGGCACAGCCGTCTGGGGGACCAACGTGAACTCCAGCAGCTCCAGAGCTGACACGGCGGTGCTTTTGGATTCCGGCAACCTTGTCTTGAAAGACAAGCGAGGTAAAGTTCTGTGGCAGAGTTTTGATATTCCAACTCACACTCTTCTTCCAAACCAACCCTTTACAAAGAGCAAGAAGCTGATATCTACTTTGGGAAAAGGCACTTTTGGGACCGGCTATTTCAGCTTCTCTTTCGACAATGACAATGTTTTGAAGCTCATGTTCGACGGCCCTGACACTTCGAGCTTGTACTGGCCTGATCCGGATTACAACGTTTTCGCCGGCGGTAGAACAAACTACAACAGCAGCAGGGTTGCTGTTTTGGATGAATTGGGGAATTTTTTGTCCAGTGATGAACTGCAATTCACAGCTTCCGACGCGGGTTCAAGTGCGAAAAGGCGGTTGACGATGGATTATGATGGAAACCTCAGGCTTTATAGCCTAGAAAGCACGACAGGGTTGTGGGTGGTCACCTGGGAAGCCATGACGGAGCTGTGTAAGGTGCATGGGATCTGTGGGAGAAATGGGATTTGTATTAACACGCCGCAGCCAAAATGCTCGTGCCCTCCTGGCTACGAAGTAGCTGACACAAGTGACTGGAAAGAGGGTTGCAAGCCTATGTTTAATCGTTCGTATTTGCGGTCCCAGCAAGAGAAATTCGTGCAGATTGAGCAAGTAGATTTCTATGGCTTTGATCTCAATTATAGCGAACGCACCACGTTCGAAAATTGCACGAATCTCTGCTTGGATGATTTCCGGTGCGAAGGATTTAGTTATAGGATAACAGAAGCGAAATGTTTTACAAAGAGTGCTCTTTTCAATGGGTACAAGTCTCCAAATTTTCCGGGGAGTATGTACATAAGACTGCCTCGTAGTGTGAAAACATCGCAGCCCGTCAATCTCAATGCCTCAAATACGTGCAGGAAGAATGTAACAAAGGTTGTTCCTTCGATGTATGGAAGTACCGCGAGAAGGGTAAAATGGGTGTATATGTATTGGTTTGCTTTTGCAATTGGTGCACTTGAAGTTCTTTTCATAGCTTCGGCCTGGTGGCTACTTTTCCGAAGGCACAGTGCAGCAGCTCCAACGGAAGATGGATATCACATAATTTCGAGTCAGTTTAGAAAGTTTCGCTACGCTGAGCTCAAGAAAGCAACCAAAAACTTCAAGGAAGAGCTTGGAAGAGGGGCCTCAGGTGCTGTGTACAAGGGCGTTCTGGCGGACGAAAGAGTGGTGGCCGTGAAGAAACTGGCGGACATATACCACGGTGAAGAAGTATTTTGGGCAGAAGTTAGCACAATTGGGAAAATTAATCACATGAACCTAGTGAGGATTTGGGGATTCTGTTCCGATAAGAAGCACAAACTCCTCGTCTCTGAGCACGTCGAAAATGGCTCATTGGACAAGCACCTATTCCCCCCAATAAATTTCCTTGGATGGCAAGAAAGGTTTAAAGTTGCAATTGGAATAGCAAAGGGTTTAGCCTATCTTCATCATGAGTGCCTAGAATGGGTTATCCATTGTGATGTGAAGCCCGAGAACATACTCCTAGATGGAAATTTCGAGCCAAAGATTGCAGATTTCGGGCTAGCAAAGTTAACCCAGAGAGGCAACCTGAGCTCAGTTTTTTCTCAAATTCGTGGAACGAAAGGGTATATGGCTCCCGAGTGGGCTCTGAACCTTCCGATCACAGGAAAAGTGGATGTTTATAGTTTTGGAGTGGTAATTCTAGAGTTAGTGAAGGGCATTCGCCTTTCAAGTTGGGTAGTTGAGGACACTGATGACCTAGAGTCGGAGTTGACAAGGTTCGTGAGGGTAGCGAAGCGGAAAATTCAATGCGGGAAAGATCTGTGGATCGAGGATATGATGGATCCAAGGCTGAATGGGCAGTTCAGCAGGATCCAAGCGgcaaaaatggttgagattGGGATTTCCTGTGTGGAGGAAGAGAAGAGCAAAAGACCAACCATGGATTCAGTAGTTAAAATTTTACTAGAATGTGAAGGTGAATCTGCTGTTGCTTCTCCACACGACATAAGTAACAGCAATTTaagctttagagagagaaatatgtAA
- the LOC126618562 gene encoding serine/threonine-protein kinase ATG1c-like isoform X1, which yields MAQASERGRVVGDYLVGRQIGSGSFSVVWHARHRVHGTEVAIKEIATGRLNKKLQESLMSEIFILKKINHPNIIRLHDIIEVPGKINLVLEYCRGGDLSMYIQRHGKVPEALAEHFMQQLVAGLQMLRDNNLIHRDLKPQNLLLSTNDNNSVLKIADFGFARYLQPQGLAETLCGSPLYMAPEIMQLQKYDAKADLWSVGAILFQLVTGRTPFTGNSQIQLLQNIMKATELQFPSDSNNLSSECKDLCQKLLRRNRLERLTFEEFFNHPFLSQQSSYSRSKRESRMAEGFPTSECNAMRNMEESSQEDCLPFHLDDDSSGPEGSPSCSRRRSSMKSTYGFSLDTKGDRQEASPTTLYRYGSATRKENSSLRLDGHRSSDRNPTDPLRSVHKKPVNARSRVVDSLELIDQDYVLVSGPPVDVSSSSASASKPSPSFYKSQSLPRSFTTSSSAPMPIMGAAANSNMHCIGSLDSQSSAPGTSLGSADMGDALEQPSTHCMTRLSSLQQCVSAITELVHEKTEARKHPEAFSIQLVILAIWKQALHICHTQAASAMEGSPSQETARFRTTSKKQSSPDMDESLDVNTQGPEDISSEIEREFLREVEHAEELAKAIEPGHAEMPDAMETIFQSALVFGRHGGVDELMGDMESAAVFYTKAVRLLVFLLVEAPSLILNPPFSLTNSDRYRLQTYIGILNNRQGYSRSQRMAILKCEEQQCPP from the exons ATGGCTCAGGCGTCCGAGAGGGGGAGGGTCGTCGGGGATTATCTGGTGGGTCGGCAAATTGGGTCGGGTTCGTTCTCGGTGGTTTGGCACGCGCGCCACCGCGTCCACGGGACGGAGGTGGCGATTAAGGAGATCGCGACGGGGCGGCTGAACAAGAAGTTGCAGGAGAGTTTAATGTCGGAGATTTTCATACTGAAGAAGATTAACCACCCGAATATTATTCGGTTGCACGATATTATAGAG GTTCCTGGGAAGATAAATCTTGTTTTAGAGTATTGCAGAGGTGGTGATCTTTCTATGTATATACAACGCCATGGAAAAGTGCCCGAAGCTCTTGCAGAGCACTTCATGCAGCAGCTAG TCGCTGGTCTGCAAATGCTTCGTGACAACAATCTTATACATCGGGATCTCAAGCCACAG AATCTCTTGCTGTCCACCAATGACAACAATTCTGTCTTGAAGATTGCAGATTTTGGATTTGCAAG ATATCTGCAACCTCAAGGCCTTGCTGAAACCTTGTGTGGTTCACCACTTTACATGGCTCCAGAGATAATGCAACTTCAAAAGTATGATGCAAAG GCAGATCTCTGGAGTGTTGGTGCAATTTTATTTCAACTCGTAACTGGGAGAACCCCATTTACAGGAAACAGTCAAATACAG TTGCTTCAGAACATAATGAAAGCAACTGAGTTGCAGTTCCCTTCAGATAGCAACAATTTGAGTTCAGAGTGCAAGGACTTGTGTCAGAAATTGTTACGCCGCAATCGat TGGAACGCCTAACATTTGAAGAGTTTTTTAACCACCCATTTCTATCTCAGCAGTCATCATATTCGAG GAGTAAGAGGGAATCACGAATGGCGGAGGGATTTCCTACATCTGAATGCAATGCAATGAGGAACATGGAGGAAAGTTCTCAAGAAGATTGTCTACCTTTCCATTTAGATGATGATTCCAGTGGCCCTGAGGGGAGCCCATCCTGTTCAAGGAGGAGGTCCTCGATGAAGTCCACTTACGGATTTTCTCTCGATACAAAAGGTGATAGACAGGAAGCATCACCTACCACTTTGTACAGATATGGCAGTGCAACACGTAAAGAAAATTCTAGTCTTAGGTTGGACGGCCATAGATCGTCAGATAGAAATCCAACTGACCCTCTAAGATCTGTGCACAAAAAACCAGTGAATGCTCGATCAAGAG TTGTGGATTCACTGGAGTTGATCGATCAAGATTATGTTCTTGTGTCTGGACCTCCAGTTGATGTGTCTTCTTCCTCGGCTAGTGCTTCCAAACCAAGCCCTTCATTCTACAAATCTCAGAGTCTCCCTCGATCCTTTACCACCTCATCAAGTGCCCCTATGCCAATCATGGGTGCAGCAGCTAATAGTAACATGCATTGCATAGGAAGCTTAGATAGTCAGAGTTCTGCTCCAGGGACATCACTAGGATCAGCGGACATGGGAGATGCTTTGGAGCAGCCATCAACACACTGCATGACAAGGCTTAGTTCATTGCAGCAATGTGTGTCTGCTATTACTGAATTAGTTCATGAAAAG ACTGAGGCAAGGAAGCATCCAGAAGCATTCTCAATTCAGCTTGTAATTCTTGCAATCTGGAAGCAAGCTCTTCATATATGCCATACACAGGCTGCCTCAGCTATGGAAGGAAGTCCGAGTCAAGAGACTGCAAGATTTAGGACCACCAGCAAGAAGCAAAGTAGTCCTGATATGGACGAAAGCCTTGATGTTAACACTCAAGGACCTGAAGATATTTCTTCTGAGATTGAGCGGGAATTTCTCCGAGAGGTTGAGCATGCAGAAGAACTTGCAAAGGCTATTGAACCTG GACATGCAGAGATGCCAGATGCAATGGAGACAATATTTCAATCTGCTCTTGTTTTTGGGAGACATGGGGGT GTCGATGAACTCATGGGTGACATGGAAAGTGCTGCAGTGTTTTATACAAAAGCTGTGCGTCTCCTGGTCTTTCTTCTAGTGGAAGCACCATCCCTCATTCTCAACCCGCCCTTTTCCCTGACAAACTCTGACCGGTATAGGCTTCAAACTTACATTGGTATACTTAATAATAGGCAAGGTTACTCGAGGTCACAGCGGATGGCGATTTTGAAATGTGAGGAGCAACAGTGCCCTCCTTGA
- the LOC126618562 gene encoding serine/threonine-protein kinase ATG1c-like isoform X2 has translation MAPEIMQLQKYDAKADLWSVGAILFQLVTGRTPFTGNSQIQLLQNIMKATELQFPSDSNNLSSECKDLCQKLLRRNRLERLTFEEFFNHPFLSQQSSYSRSKRESRMAEGFPTSECNAMRNMEESSQEDCLPFHLDDDSSGPEGSPSCSRRRSSMKSTYGFSLDTKGDRQEASPTTLYRYGSATRKENSSLRLDGHRSSDRNPTDPLRSVHKKPVNARSRVVDSLELIDQDYVLVSGPPVDVSSSSASASKPSPSFYKSQSLPRSFTTSSSAPMPIMGAAANSNMHCIGSLDSQSSAPGTSLGSADMGDALEQPSTHCMTRLSSLQQCVSAITELVHEKTEARKHPEAFSIQLVILAIWKQALHICHTQAASAMEGSPSQETARFRTTSKKQSSPDMDESLDVNTQGPEDISSEIEREFLREVEHAEELAKAIEPGHAEMPDAMETIFQSALVFGRHGGVDELMGDMESAAVFYTKAVRLLVFLLVEAPSLILNPPFSLTNSDRYRLQTYIGILNNRQGYSRSQRMAILKCEEQQCPP, from the exons ATGGCTCCAGAGATAATGCAACTTCAAAAGTATGATGCAAAG GCAGATCTCTGGAGTGTTGGTGCAATTTTATTTCAACTCGTAACTGGGAGAACCCCATTTACAGGAAACAGTCAAATACAG TTGCTTCAGAACATAATGAAAGCAACTGAGTTGCAGTTCCCTTCAGATAGCAACAATTTGAGTTCAGAGTGCAAGGACTTGTGTCAGAAATTGTTACGCCGCAATCGat TGGAACGCCTAACATTTGAAGAGTTTTTTAACCACCCATTTCTATCTCAGCAGTCATCATATTCGAG GAGTAAGAGGGAATCACGAATGGCGGAGGGATTTCCTACATCTGAATGCAATGCAATGAGGAACATGGAGGAAAGTTCTCAAGAAGATTGTCTACCTTTCCATTTAGATGATGATTCCAGTGGCCCTGAGGGGAGCCCATCCTGTTCAAGGAGGAGGTCCTCGATGAAGTCCACTTACGGATTTTCTCTCGATACAAAAGGTGATAGACAGGAAGCATCACCTACCACTTTGTACAGATATGGCAGTGCAACACGTAAAGAAAATTCTAGTCTTAGGTTGGACGGCCATAGATCGTCAGATAGAAATCCAACTGACCCTCTAAGATCTGTGCACAAAAAACCAGTGAATGCTCGATCAAGAG TTGTGGATTCACTGGAGTTGATCGATCAAGATTATGTTCTTGTGTCTGGACCTCCAGTTGATGTGTCTTCTTCCTCGGCTAGTGCTTCCAAACCAAGCCCTTCATTCTACAAATCTCAGAGTCTCCCTCGATCCTTTACCACCTCATCAAGTGCCCCTATGCCAATCATGGGTGCAGCAGCTAATAGTAACATGCATTGCATAGGAAGCTTAGATAGTCAGAGTTCTGCTCCAGGGACATCACTAGGATCAGCGGACATGGGAGATGCTTTGGAGCAGCCATCAACACACTGCATGACAAGGCTTAGTTCATTGCAGCAATGTGTGTCTGCTATTACTGAATTAGTTCATGAAAAG ACTGAGGCAAGGAAGCATCCAGAAGCATTCTCAATTCAGCTTGTAATTCTTGCAATCTGGAAGCAAGCTCTTCATATATGCCATACACAGGCTGCCTCAGCTATGGAAGGAAGTCCGAGTCAAGAGACTGCAAGATTTAGGACCACCAGCAAGAAGCAAAGTAGTCCTGATATGGACGAAAGCCTTGATGTTAACACTCAAGGACCTGAAGATATTTCTTCTGAGATTGAGCGGGAATTTCTCCGAGAGGTTGAGCATGCAGAAGAACTTGCAAAGGCTATTGAACCTG GACATGCAGAGATGCCAGATGCAATGGAGACAATATTTCAATCTGCTCTTGTTTTTGGGAGACATGGGGGT GTCGATGAACTCATGGGTGACATGGAAAGTGCTGCAGTGTTTTATACAAAAGCTGTGCGTCTCCTGGTCTTTCTTCTAGTGGAAGCACCATCCCTCATTCTCAACCCGCCCTTTTCCCTGACAAACTCTGACCGGTATAGGCTTCAAACTTACATTGGTATACTTAATAATAGGCAAGGTTACTCGAGGTCACAGCGGATGGCGATTTTGAAATGTGAGGAGCAACAGTGCCCTCCTTGA